The stretch of DNA CAATCAGCTGTGAAGGCTGTCGCATTTCTATCAAGCACAAGTGGTATACCGTTTCATAATTAATGGTTTTAAACAAATTGTCCTCTTCAGCTGCTTTTTCTACATCTGTTTCCAGGAAGACGTCCAAGATAAATTCATTGCCAAGGATTCGTTCCTCTTCATAAAAACCATGCTTCGCAAAAATGCGCATCCCTTCCAATCCAATTATTGCCATTACTTTTGCTTCTTTTAAAATTTGGAACCCAAAAATAAGTAACTTTGCGCGGAACTCCGTTTACATTACCTAACCAAATTATTAGCCTCATGGGACACAACAATGGAATGTCCGGATCTGCCATCAGCCCTAACCAAAAAGCAGATCGATTTCGAGCACATGATTATTACAATATTGACGAATTATTAGAAGAAGATCACCTGCTAGCCAGGGATGCCATACGTGATTGGGTCAAGCAGGAGGTCTCTCCTATTATAGAGGCCTATGCCGATCGAGCCGAATGTCCTACCCATTTGTTTAAGGGTTTGGCAGAAATAGGCGCTTTTGGTCCAAGTATACCTGCCGAATATGGTGGCGGCGGAATGGATGAAATGGCTTACGGCATCATTATGCAGGAACTGGAGCGAGGCGACTCAGGTATCCGTTCGATGGCTTCGGTACAGGGGTCTTTGGTCATGTATCCGATTTATCGCTTCGGATCGGAGGAACAACGCCGCAAATACTTGCCAAAACTGGGAAATGGCGACTTCATTGGCTGTTTTGGCCTGACAGAGCCAGACCATGGCTCCAATCCGAGTGGTATGATCACCAATATCAAAGACGATGGGGATGCTTATATCCTCAACGGTGCCAAAATGTGGATTACCAACTCCCCATTGGCTGATATTGCGGTGGTGTGGGCTAAAGACGAAGAAGGCGTTATCCGTGGAATGATTGTGGAAAAGGATATGAAGGGCTTTTCGGCCCCTGAAATTCATGGCAAGTGGTCCTTGCGAGCTTCGATTACCGGAGAATTGGTTTTTGAAGATGTCCGAGTCCCTAAAGCCAATGTTTTGCCCAATGTACATGGCCTGAAAGGGCCGTTGTCCTGTCTTTCCAAGGCGCGCTATGGCATCGCCTGGGGCGCCATTGGTGCAGCGATGGATTGCTATGATTCGGCTTTGCGATACGCCCAGGAGCGCGTCCAGTTTGGCAAACCCATAGGACAGTTTCAGCTCACACAGAAGAAGCTGGCGGAAATGATCACCGAGATCACCAAAGCGCAACTTTTGGCCTGGCGCCTCGGCTCCCTTGCCAACAAGGGCAAAGCCACGCCCGCGCAGATCTCTATGGCAAAGCGCAACAACGTACACATGGCCCTGGAAGTGGCCAGGGAAGCGCGTCAAATACATGGCGGCATGGGGATCACCAATGAATATCCGATCATGCGCCATATGATGAATCTCGAAACCGTGCTTACCTATGAAGGTACACACGACATCCACTTGTTGATTACGGGGATGGATGTGACGGGCTTAAATGCCTTTAAATAGGCGGGGCGGGCGGTAAACATCAGAAGTTTAGCCCAGCCAGGCCTATGAAAACTTCTGATGTTTTTCTAGCTGCCGCCCACGAGCGCCTTCACCTGAACGGTCGTATCCAAGCCATTCACTACTTCTACCAAGATGCCATCTGACAGGCCAAGTTGCACCATCTTTTTCTCAAACTGGCGATCGCCAATCTCGATTTCTACGAAGGTGGTATCGTCTTCAAATCGGACATCGCGTTCTTTGATGGCCACCACGCCTTTTCTTTGATCCAGGATAATATCTGCATTGGCACTGTAGCCCGCCCGGAGGAATATCTCTTTAGACGGCTGGATGGCAGCCCTGACTTCAAATTTGACCGTGCCGTTTTCATCTATTCCTTTAGGTGAAATATATTCCAGGGTGGCATCGAATTTTTTATCCTGGATAGCCCCAACCGTCAATTCTAAAGGCATTCCTTCTTTCAGTTTACCCACATCCGATTCATCTACCATGCCTTCAAAAATAAGTGAATTCATATCTGCGATAAGCGCGATGCTGGTTCCTTCATTAAAATTATTGCGTTCAATAACGCTGTAGCCTTCCTCCACCGGAACATCCAACACCATACCATCAACCGTAGAGACTACTATATTGGCAACTTGTTTGGAGTTGCGGGTAACGCCCTCCCTCAGCAATTGGAGGTTGTTGATGGCGGCCTGTAATTCTTGTTGACGGATATCCACTTCCGTTTCAAATTGTTTGAGGCTGTTTCTGGAAACGATCTGTGCATTTTCCAGGGTTGCTTTTTGGATTTCCAGGTCGAGTTTAAACCGATTATATTCTTGTTCAGAAATAATGCCGTCTTTGAATAATCCTCGTTGGCGTTCGTCTTCTCTTTGGGCATTTTCAAAAGTAACTCGCGCACTTTCTACATCCAGGTTTTTCTGATTGACTTCTTTTTGGCGAGCCAGTTCTCGTTTTGCTTCGTCGAGCCGCAGCTGGGCGAGTGCTACATTGGATTGTGCCGAATTGACATTTAGCTCGCTAGGGATAAGCTTTATTTTAGCCAGTCGATCCCCCTTTTTAACCAAGTCGCCCGCCTGCACATACAACTCATCCACTACCCCTGAGACCTGCGGCTTTATTTGAACTTCCTGCCGAGGCTTGATGGCCCCCGTAGCAACGGTTTTCTTAATGATATCCGTTAGGATGGGCTTTTCGGTTTTATGAACGATGGGATCCTTGACATTTTGTTGGTAAAAATAAATGAATAACCCGATGGTAGCGATCAATAAAAAACCACCCAGGGAAAAAAGACAACCTTTGCTCATGATTTCATTTTTTATGGTTCTCTGGCGATCTTCAATGTGTTAAAATGCCAGAAAGTTTTTTTATTCATCCTTAAGTGCAAGGACAGGATTAACCCTTGCTGCCTGGAGCGCGGGGATTAAGCCCGCTACTGCTCCAGCAATAACTAATAATACAATTGCCCCGATTCCTACCGTTAAGTTCACTTCTGGATGGTGAAAATTATCCAGGTCTGCCTCATTCATTATCATCAAATAGTCGATACCGCCTATGATCAGCGTTCCCGCTATTAATCCCAAATAACCAGATACACTGGTAAGGAAAATAGACTCTGTCAAGATCATGCTGATAATGGATCTGGGGGTGGCCCCAAGGGCTTTGCGAACACCTATTTCCTTCGTTCTTTCTTTGACGATAATCAACATAATATTGCTTACCCCCACGATGCCGGCTAATAGCGTTCCAATCCCCACAAACCACAAGAATAATTTAATCCCACCAAACAGCACCTGCACACTTAGAAACTCTGCTTGCAAATTAAAACCGCCAATGCCTCGTGGGTCATCTGGCGCGATATGGTGCCGTTGTTTTAGCAACAGACGCACCTTGGGTTCCATTTCACTGACCAATACATTGGATGCAGCAGAACAGATAAAATAATCAACCAATCCACCCATTCCAAAGGTTCGATGCATGGCCGTCAGGGGGATCACCACCGCTTCCAGGTCTTCCTCCGTCCAGGGTTTCACTTGCATTGGACCAAAGACCCCTACGACTTTAAATTGAACCCCTTTCACCTGAATATACTCGCCGATACAGGGCGCTTCTCCAAACAAGACTTCTTTTACGCGTTTCCCAATAACGGCCACCTTGCGGCTTTCTGCTACATCTCTGTGATTGATATAACGCCCTTCATGCAACTGTAGGGCTTCTATATGGATCATATCTTCTAATTCGCCTCTGAGCTCATAGGCATCCGATTGCTCAAGATAGCGAACAGGTGTTGCACCCATACTCAATCGAGGTGCAATCATCTCCACTTCAGGTACATTATTTTTAATGGCTTCGATGTCTTCCAATTTTAGGCGTGGGAACCGACCAGGTTGGAATCCCTGGTAGGGCTTGGAGGTTCGGGTCGTCCAGACGTACATCACATTTTTCACTTGTTGTCCAAATCCCTTGAAAACCCCATTCTCTAAGCCTTGGCCCATCCCCAGCACAAAGATGAGCATAAAAATACCCCAGAATACCCCCAATGCTGTAAGCCCTGTCCGCAGCTTATGCTTGCGCATGGTACCAAAGATTTCCTGCCATTTATCATAATCAAACATAGGCTACTTGATTTTTGACGCTCCTGTCAATCACTTTTCATGGCTACGACCGGATTAATACGAGCAGCTTGCAAGGCAGGCATTAATCCCGCCAGCGCACCGGCCACAATTAAGACCAACAAGGCGATAATGACGACTCCAAAATTGACGGAAGGATTTCGAAAATATTCCACTTCCAGCTCCCTGATGAGGTAGATGACGCCAATGCCGGCCATCAGGCCAACATAGCCGGCCAGTCCAGTAATAAACACTGCTTCTTGCAAGATCATAGATATAATGGAATACGGCGTCGCCCCCAAGGCCTTCCGAATTCCGATTTCCTTGGTGCGGTCTTTGACCACAATCAGCATGATGTTGCTGACCCCAATTACGCCTGCTATAATACTTCCCAGTCCTACAAACCAGACAAAAATGCGGATGGCGGCAAAAAGATTCATAAATTCCTGGTATTCCTCCGCCATACTGAAAACATAGATCGCCCTGCGGTCTTGGGGGTCAAATTGCAGCTGGCGAGCAAGGTCTTGGCGAATTTCTTCCGTTAGCTGATTGCTTGCTTCCACCGACAAATCCCCCACGGTAAACATCAATTGGTGGATGTTTTCGGTCCCAGCATATACCTTTTGAGCAGTGGAGATTGGAATATACATCGTCCGCATTTCTTCTTCTCCTCCGGTATCCTTGTAGACGCCGATCACCTTATAGACAATGCCACCAATATTGAGCATTTCACCAATGGCATTCCCTTCCCCAAAAAGT from Saprospiraceae bacterium encodes:
- the folB gene encoding dihydroneopterin aldolase; translation: MAIIGLEGMRIFAKHGFYEEERILGNEFILDVFLETDVEKAAEEDNLFKTINYETVYHLCLIEMRQPSQLIEEVCQRIVHRLLDYFERVGGIKVKLRKLNPPLGGRVDCASIEMGYGSLE
- a CDS encoding acyl-CoA dehydrogenase family protein; translation: MGHNNGMSGSAISPNQKADRFRAHDYYNIDELLEEDHLLARDAIRDWVKQEVSPIIEAYADRAECPTHLFKGLAEIGAFGPSIPAEYGGGGMDEMAYGIIMQELERGDSGIRSMASVQGSLVMYPIYRFGSEEQRRKYLPKLGNGDFIGCFGLTEPDHGSNPSGMITNIKDDGDAYILNGAKMWITNSPLADIAVVWAKDEEGVIRGMIVEKDMKGFSAPEIHGKWSLRASITGELVFEDVRVPKANVLPNVHGLKGPLSCLSKARYGIAWGAIGAAMDCYDSALRYAQERVQFGKPIGQFQLTQKKLAEMITEITKAQLLAWRLGSLANKGKATPAQISMAKRNNVHMALEVAREARQIHGGMGITNEYPIMRHMMNLETVLTYEGTHDIHLLITGMDVTGLNAFK
- a CDS encoding HlyD family efflux transporter periplasmic adaptor subunit, yielding MSKGCLFSLGGFLLIATIGLFIYFYQQNVKDPIVHKTEKPILTDIIKKTVATGAIKPRQEVQIKPQVSGVVDELYVQAGDLVKKGDRLAKIKLIPSELNVNSAQSNVALAQLRLDEAKRELARQKEVNQKNLDVESARVTFENAQREDERQRGLFKDGIISEQEYNRFKLDLEIQKATLENAQIVSRNSLKQFETEVDIRQQELQAAINNLQLLREGVTRNSKQVANIVVSTVDGMVLDVPVEEGYSVIERNNFNEGTSIALIADMNSLIFEGMVDESDVGKLKEGMPLELTVGAIQDKKFDATLEYISPKGIDENGTVKFEVRAAIQPSKEIFLRAGYSANADIILDQRKGVVAIKERDVRFEDDTTFVEIEIGDRQFEKKMVQLGLSDGILVEVVNGLDTTVQVKALVGGS
- a CDS encoding ABC transporter permease gives rise to the protein MFDYDKWQEIFGTMRKHKLRTGLTALGVFWGIFMLIFVLGMGQGLENGVFKGFGQQVKNVMYVWTTRTSKPYQGFQPGRFPRLKLEDIEAIKNNVPEVEMIAPRLSMGATPVRYLEQSDAYELRGELEDMIHIEALQLHEGRYINHRDVAESRKVAVIGKRVKEVLFGEAPCIGEYIQVKGVQFKVVGVFGPMQVKPWTEEDLEAVVIPLTAMHRTFGMGGLVDYFICSAASNVLVSEMEPKVRLLLKQRHHIAPDDPRGIGGFNLQAEFLSVQVLFGGIKLFLWFVGIGTLLAGIVGVSNIMLIIVKERTKEIGVRKALGATPRSIISMILTESIFLTSVSGYLGLIAGTLIIGGIDYLMIMNEADLDNFHHPEVNLTVGIGAIVLLVIAGAVAGLIPALQAARVNPVLALKDE
- a CDS encoding ABC transporter permease: MFDWDKWQEIFNSIRRHKLRTILTALGVFWGIFMLVILLGAGQGLQNGVAYEFRDDAINSVWVRRGTTSMPYNGLPKGRGIMFRNENYDYLEQFEEIDNRTGRFYLTGGDQTVRYGKKNLAFPIWGVHPGHQTVENTIIVEGRYLNENDIAEVRKVVVIGLPVRKELFGEGNAIGEMLNIGGIVYKVIGVYKDTGGEEEMRTMYIPISTAQKVYAGTENIHQLMFTVGDLSVEASNQLTEEIRQDLARQLQFDPQDRRAIYVFSMAEEYQEFMNLFAAIRIFVWFVGLGSIIAGVIGVSNIMLIVVKDRTKEIGIRKALGATPYSIISMILQEAVFITGLAGYVGLMAGIGVIYLIRELEVEYFRNPSVNFGVVIIALLVLIVAGALAGLMPALQAARINPVVAMKSD